A stretch of the Synechococcus sp. WH 8016 genome encodes the following:
- a CDS encoding type III pantothenate kinase, translating to MAFSEDFPSRCLLIGNSRWHWAEQSGTSRWVYQHEVAAPEALDSPSDLMAWAAVGPIPQHPCLQSSRRLNLADIPLQGIPPWLGIDRALAGWGAWRANETHVGVLVVDAGTVLSLTRISATGSFSGGLLAAGYGLQLRAMAEATAGLNVTSPVGLDPEDAKPFPFETQAAMRSGAQQSLVGLIRQAHAQSPWPIWLCGGDAPQLLPNLQEQLGIEVFHAPNLVMEAMVELVS from the coding sequence ATGGCATTTAGTGAGGATTTCCCATCCCGCTGCCTGCTGATTGGAAACAGCCGCTGGCACTGGGCAGAGCAGAGCGGCACGTCTCGCTGGGTCTATCAGCATGAGGTTGCGGCCCCAGAGGCGTTGGATTCTCCTAGCGATCTCATGGCCTGGGCAGCTGTGGGGCCGATCCCACAGCATCCTTGTTTGCAGTCCAGCCGACGCTTGAACTTGGCTGACATCCCTCTTCAGGGCATTCCGCCTTGGTTAGGAATCGATCGAGCGCTCGCTGGATGGGGCGCTTGGCGTGCCAATGAAACGCATGTCGGCGTTCTTGTGGTGGATGCAGGCACGGTTCTCAGCCTCACCAGAATCTCGGCGACGGGATCGTTTTCTGGTGGGTTGTTAGCGGCTGGTTATGGCTTGCAATTGCGTGCGATGGCTGAGGCCACAGCAGGTTTAAACGTGACCTCTCCCGTGGGCCTCGATCCCGAAGACGCGAAGCCTTTCCCTTTCGAGACCCAAGCGGCGATGCGCTCTGGCGCGCAACAAAGTTTGGTGGGTCTTATCCGTCAAGCTCATGCCCAAAGCCCTTGGCCGATTTGGCTTTGTGGAGGAGATGCTCCCCAATTACTCCCGAACCTTCAGGAGCAGTTGGGGATAGAGGTGTTTCATGCACCGAACTTGGTGATGGAGGCGATGGTCGAGCTGGTCAGCTGA
- a CDS encoding 4'-phosphopantetheinyl transferase superfamily protein encodes MEEGFNRSGSVTVLWLGPASSRGLCVSDQEQAWACDLGKTRQQRFLGSRAWMRSCLSDLWGVAPQEIPLHAPPGAPPSLHSGWGFVSLSHSKGSALMAWSSAPVGVDLERLDRPFASEALMSRYYAASEQRRLRGLPHQAFHQAVLKYWLIKEAAIKWQRGSLAQDLSHWVVAADELSASHRGRGLQIAAHCRQLGPWGLAIVSACEQNLIGARVCLG; translated from the coding sequence ATGGAGGAAGGCTTCAACCGGAGCGGAAGCGTAACCGTGCTGTGGCTTGGACCGGCTTCCTCAAGGGGCCTTTGCGTGTCGGATCAGGAACAAGCCTGGGCCTGCGACTTGGGCAAGACGCGTCAGCAGCGTTTTCTTGGTTCCCGTGCCTGGATGCGTTCTTGCCTGAGTGATTTATGGGGAGTTGCCCCGCAGGAGATCCCCTTGCATGCGCCTCCAGGTGCGCCGCCATCGCTTCATTCCGGTTGGGGATTTGTCAGCCTCAGCCACAGCAAGGGATCGGCGTTGATGGCCTGGTCTTCCGCCCCCGTTGGGGTTGATTTAGAGCGATTGGATCGTCCGTTCGCTTCGGAAGCACTGATGAGCCGTTACTACGCAGCGAGCGAGCAGCGTCGTCTGAGAGGCCTTCCCCACCAAGCCTTTCACCAGGCTGTTTTGAAGTATTGGTTGATCAAGGAAGCTGCGATTAAGTGGCAACGGGGATCTTTGGCTCAGGATCTGTCGCACTGGGTGGTTGCGGCCGATGAGTTGAGTGCAAGCCATCGGGGCCGTGGTCTTCAGATCGCGGCGCACTGTCGCCAACTGGGGCCCTGGGGCCTGGCGATCGTGTCAGCTTGCGAACAGAACTTGATTGGCGCAAGGGTCTGCCTAGGTTGA
- the bcp gene encoding thioredoxin-dependent thiol peroxidase: MTLQIGDLAPDFTLPDQNGEPVHLASLRGQRVVIYFYPKDATPGCTKEACNFRDRWSSFKDHGIHVLGISKDNAASHTRFIAKQELPFTLLSDAEPCPVASSFESYGLKKFMGRESMGMMRHTFVIDAEGRLELIYRKVKSDSMADQVLSDLGIS, from the coding sequence ATGACTCTGCAGATCGGCGATCTCGCGCCTGATTTCACACTTCCTGACCAAAATGGAGAACCTGTGCACCTGGCCTCCTTGCGGGGGCAGCGCGTGGTGATCTATTTCTATCCCAAAGACGCCACCCCTGGTTGCACGAAAGAAGCCTGTAACTTCCGAGATCGCTGGTCGTCCTTCAAGGACCATGGAATTCACGTCTTAGGAATCAGCAAGGACAACGCGGCCTCCCATACGCGCTTCATCGCCAAGCAGGAGTTGCCCTTCACGCTGTTGAGTGATGCGGAACCGTGCCCAGTGGCCAGCAGTTTTGAAAGTTATGGACTGAAAAAGTTCATGGGTCGCGAATCCATGGGAATGATGCGACACACCTTCGTCATCGATGCCGAAGGACGGTTGGAATTGATTTACAGAAAAGTGAAATCTGATTCCATGGCCGATCAAGTCCTCAGTGATCTCGGCATCAGCTGA
- the hflX gene encoding GTPase HflX gives MKQAHLAGRTNGLRPSLHRQLERLSQRRHPGQSGADPLTLERLSELVLELKQPLHLIVDERGLCRLLWVGPLSESDQLRSHLPGGPRRIKRRWRLISSLQGKAGTDLKPDGRDAVVALDLKPDTWLRFQASPSTGGGHLASLWQPDPGDRSGWHQAALGTLKELCDRPAPATAKGLDSPGPTTAPADVQERVLLLILTGADAQRSERDLAELEGLVRSAGALPVAVCRQRQGQPNPQTLWGTGKLQEAALEARRHQATLVITDRELSPVQARNLELLIDCPVMDRSELILDIFAQRAASAAGRLQVELAQLRYRLPRLKGRGLSLSRQGGGIGTRGPGETQLEKDRRAISRRIEHLGRSLLQLGAHRARLRDRRDGVPRVALVGYTNAGKSSLLNALCCRNPGLEVLAENKLFATLDPTTRRLSLPQTSAAPKEVLITDTVGFIRELPKPLLEAFRATLEETREADLLLLVVDLADPDWQSQLEAVHQLLDGLSCDQLRKVVANQIDRCEASAIEAIRTLEPDVIYLSAKEGTGLKGLRNWLEKQFWDDATTPEPFTQQTALPDHG, from the coding sequence TTGAAGCAGGCTCACCTAGCAGGCCGAACCAATGGCCTACGCCCATCACTGCATCGACAGCTTGAGCGTCTCAGTCAGAGGAGGCACCCCGGCCAGAGCGGCGCCGATCCGCTCACATTGGAGCGACTGTCTGAGCTGGTGCTGGAGTTAAAACAGCCCTTGCACTTGATCGTCGATGAGCGGGGACTCTGCCGACTGCTCTGGGTTGGGCCCCTCAGCGAATCGGATCAACTGCGCAGCCATCTACCTGGAGGGCCACGACGGATCAAGCGACGCTGGAGGTTGATCAGCAGCCTGCAAGGCAAGGCGGGGACGGACCTGAAGCCCGATGGCAGAGATGCCGTCGTCGCCCTTGACCTCAAACCCGACACCTGGCTTCGCTTTCAGGCATCGCCCTCCACAGGGGGAGGGCATCTTGCTTCGCTTTGGCAACCAGATCCAGGAGATCGTTCCGGCTGGCATCAAGCGGCCCTTGGCACGCTCAAGGAGCTATGCGACCGTCCAGCCCCAGCCACTGCAAAGGGCCTTGATTCCCCTGGACCAACAACGGCTCCCGCGGACGTGCAAGAGCGGGTCTTGCTGCTCATCCTCACCGGTGCTGACGCCCAGCGGAGCGAAAGGGATCTGGCTGAATTGGAGGGGCTCGTTCGTAGTGCAGGTGCCCTGCCTGTTGCTGTCTGCCGGCAGCGGCAGGGACAACCCAACCCTCAAACCCTCTGGGGCACGGGGAAACTACAAGAGGCGGCGCTCGAAGCGAGACGCCATCAAGCCACACTCGTGATCACAGATCGGGAACTCTCTCCCGTTCAAGCCAGGAATCTGGAGTTACTCATCGACTGCCCAGTCATGGATCGCAGTGAGTTGATCCTCGACATTTTTGCCCAGCGAGCGGCGAGCGCGGCTGGCCGTCTTCAAGTGGAGCTCGCTCAATTGCGCTACCGACTCCCGAGGTTGAAGGGCCGCGGCCTCAGCCTCTCGCGGCAAGGGGGAGGCATTGGCACGCGCGGACCCGGTGAAACCCAATTGGAAAAGGATCGGCGAGCCATCAGCCGTCGCATCGAACATCTCGGGCGTTCCCTGCTCCAGCTAGGCGCCCATCGCGCCCGGTTGCGCGACCGCAGGGACGGCGTCCCTCGCGTCGCCCTTGTTGGTTACACGAATGCTGGCAAATCATCTCTTTTAAATGCGCTGTGCTGCCGCAATCCAGGGCTTGAGGTTTTAGCGGAGAACAAGTTATTCGCCACCCTTGACCCCACCACGCGAAGACTCAGCCTTCCCCAAACATCAGCGGCCCCGAAGGAGGTGCTGATCACCGACACCGTGGGGTTCATTCGTGAACTTCCCAAACCACTGCTGGAAGCTTTCCGAGCCACGTTGGAAGAAACACGCGAGGCCGATCTTTTACTGCTGGTTGTGGATCTCGCAGACCCCGACTGGCAATCACAACTGGAGGCCGTCCATCAACTGTTGGATGGCCTCAGCTGTGACCAACTGCGCAAAGTGGTGGCCAATCAAATCGACCGTTGCGAGGCTTCAGCGATCGAGGCAATTCGCACTCTCGAGCCGGATGTGATCTACCTATCAGCCAAGGAGGGTACGGGATTGAAAGGTCTGCGAAACTGGCTGGAAAAGCAGTTCTGGGACGACGCAACTACCCCTGAACCCTTCACCCAACAGACGGCATTACCCGACCATGGCTGA
- a CDS encoding AAA family ATPase, with protein sequence MVEDLFSHRGNELRRRQAPLADRLRPTSLEEFAGQNAILAEGRLLRRAIAADRVGNLILHGPPGVGKTTLARIIATHTRAQFSSLNAVLAGVKDLREQVDAAKGRLEKHGLRTILFIDEVHRFNSAQQDALLPWVENGTLTLIGATTENPYFEVNKALVSRSRLFRLQSLEANDLRQLLHRALHDKERGYGHRSITITPEAESHMVDVANGDARSLLNALELAVESTTSSDPDATIEIDLTIAEESIQERAVLYDKQGDAHFDTISAFIKSLRGSDADAALFWLARMLEAGENPRFIFRRMLIAAGEDIGLADPQAVVVVEACAAAFERIGLPEGLYPLAQAALYLACAEKSNSTMGLFEAIRLVRKTQNQSVPSHLRDAHRDGEAFGDGKGYRYPHAYREHWVAQNYLPDALQGEVFWTPSKQGWEGERRGRMLERRAAQLAVAAEAAQTHPLLLSSGPDLPDMERWLHRQLAQNDERLQDLQQRLWAAVTFQRTDRVLVLGGRSLLWALGPLNAVQEGSVTILCSSAEERTRLEAQVDLLDPLHRPQLLTGGTKALEELPPEWQFEVVGGRFSSEDRDWIESPEFWQQLKLKLSPTAQLHVLLSQTAIGPAAALSDQCPGSSEALSELIEKEQQWLVHQQLDQLVQMQLEQLSQSVITEQWQESLSLPIDERLLKRWLGEDRPYRSLLNRCSQPETVLSTLQQLLQTKRGGTLPQPLIHQRVACTMSSSSSS encoded by the coding sequence TTGGTTGAAGATCTGTTCAGCCACCGCGGCAATGAGCTAAGGCGGCGTCAGGCGCCCTTAGCTGACCGTTTGAGGCCCACATCCCTGGAGGAATTTGCCGGCCAAAACGCGATCCTCGCCGAAGGCCGTTTGCTGCGCCGGGCGATCGCCGCAGACCGAGTGGGAAACCTGATCCTGCATGGACCGCCTGGCGTCGGGAAGACCACCCTGGCCAGGATTATTGCGACCCACACCCGGGCGCAGTTCAGCAGCCTGAATGCTGTTCTCGCCGGCGTTAAGGATTTACGTGAGCAAGTGGATGCCGCCAAGGGGCGCTTGGAGAAGCATGGTTTGCGAACCATCCTGTTCATCGATGAAGTGCATCGCTTCAACAGTGCTCAACAGGATGCGCTCCTCCCTTGGGTTGAGAACGGCACTCTCACCCTGATCGGGGCCACCACGGAAAACCCTTATTTCGAAGTCAACAAAGCCCTCGTGAGTCGGTCGCGTCTGTTTCGACTTCAAAGCCTGGAAGCCAACGATCTACGTCAATTGCTCCATCGGGCCCTTCACGACAAAGAGCGGGGCTATGGCCATCGTTCGATCACGATCACTCCCGAAGCCGAATCCCACATGGTGGATGTGGCCAACGGTGACGCGCGCAGCCTTCTCAATGCCCTCGAGCTGGCGGTGGAAAGCACAACGTCGAGCGACCCAGACGCCACGATCGAGATTGATTTGACCATCGCCGAGGAGTCGATTCAAGAGCGAGCTGTGCTCTACGACAAACAGGGAGATGCCCACTTCGACACGATTAGCGCCTTCATCAAATCGCTGAGGGGCTCCGATGCGGACGCGGCCCTGTTTTGGCTGGCTCGAATGTTGGAGGCAGGGGAAAACCCAAGGTTCATCTTTCGACGGATGTTGATTGCAGCGGGAGAGGACATCGGTCTGGCCGACCCCCAAGCGGTGGTCGTTGTCGAAGCCTGCGCAGCCGCCTTCGAACGCATCGGCCTGCCAGAAGGGCTTTACCCGCTTGCCCAGGCAGCCCTTTATCTGGCCTGCGCCGAAAAAAGCAACAGCACGATGGGACTGTTCGAAGCCATCCGGCTTGTGCGCAAAACTCAGAACCAGAGCGTGCCAAGCCACCTCCGCGATGCCCATCGCGATGGTGAAGCCTTCGGCGATGGAAAGGGTTATCGCTATCCCCACGCCTACAGAGAGCATTGGGTCGCCCAGAATTACCTTCCCGATGCGCTGCAGGGAGAAGTGTTCTGGACTCCGAGCAAGCAGGGGTGGGAGGGAGAGCGGCGAGGAAGGATGCTCGAACGTCGGGCTGCACAACTTGCCGTCGCAGCAGAAGCGGCCCAAACCCACCCGCTGCTTCTTAGTAGTGGTCCTGACCTGCCTGACATGGAGCGCTGGCTGCATCGACAGCTCGCCCAAAACGATGAACGCTTGCAAGATCTGCAGCAGCGACTGTGGGCCGCCGTGACCTTTCAACGCACCGACCGGGTGCTGGTGCTCGGGGGACGATCCCTGCTCTGGGCCCTCGGTCCACTCAATGCGGTGCAAGAGGGGAGCGTCACCATCCTGTGCAGCAGCGCTGAAGAGCGGACCCGACTTGAAGCACAGGTCGATCTGCTGGATCCGCTCCATCGCCCCCAACTCCTCACGGGAGGGACCAAGGCGCTGGAGGAGCTTCCTCCAGAGTGGCAATTCGAAGTCGTGGGTGGGCGATTTAGCAGTGAAGATCGCGATTGGATCGAATCTCCAGAGTTTTGGCAGCAACTCAAATTGAAGCTCTCACCAACGGCTCAGCTGCACGTCCTTCTCAGCCAAACAGCGATCGGTCCAGCGGCAGCGCTCTCAGATCAATGCCCTGGATCCAGCGAAGCGCTATCGGAACTGATCGAAAAGGAGCAACAGTGGCTGGTCCACCAGCAGCTTGACCAGCTCGTACAAATGCAGCTCGAACAGCTCTCTCAATCCGTCATCACGGAGCAATGGCAGGAATCCCTATCCCTCCCCATTGATGAACGTCTTCTGAAACGCTGGCTAGGAGAGGACCGTCCCTATCGATCTCTGCTCAATCGCTGCAGCCAGCCCGAGACCGTGCTCAGCACCCTTCAGCAGCTCCTGCAAACAAAACGGGGCGGGACACTGCCACAACCCCTGATCCATCAGCGGGTGGCCTGCACGATGTCGTCGTCCTCATCCTCGTAA
- a CDS encoding phosphoadenylyl-sulfate reductase: protein MTPCPSALEDGEMRDVSTSENQPVVAAGPKADAGELQQARLQLEPLDARARLLWAHEQFGSGFALTTSFGIQSSVLLHLLSGMDRGGDIPVIWVDTGYLPAETYRYAEDLRQRFDLNLHIAQSPSSAARMEALHGRLWESGVVEDMELYLKIRKVEPLEEAMHRLQVSCWASGVRRAQTDTRRGMTALDPIRGRLSLRPLLEWTSRDVFYYMQENDLPQHPLFEKGYSTVGDWHSSGPDGLEATGRDTRFAGLKQECGIHLPGVMGDGI from the coding sequence ATGACACCATGCCCCTCGGCGTTGGAAGATGGAGAGATGAGGGATGTCTCCACCTCCGAGAACCAGCCTGTCGTTGCCGCTGGCCCTAAGGCTGATGCGGGGGAACTTCAACAAGCGCGTCTGCAGCTTGAGCCGTTGGATGCGCGCGCAAGATTGCTGTGGGCGCATGAGCAATTTGGCTCGGGTTTTGCCCTAACCACGAGCTTCGGCATCCAATCCTCTGTGTTGCTCCATTTGTTGAGCGGGATGGATCGAGGCGGAGACATTCCAGTGATTTGGGTGGATACCGGCTATCTCCCTGCGGAGACCTACCGCTACGCCGAGGATCTTCGCCAACGCTTCGATCTGAATCTCCACATCGCGCAGTCCCCATCGTCTGCAGCTCGGATGGAGGCGCTTCATGGCCGCCTTTGGGAATCAGGCGTTGTTGAGGACATGGAGTTGTACCTCAAGATCCGTAAGGTTGAGCCCCTCGAAGAGGCGATGCATCGTCTTCAGGTGTCTTGTTGGGCCAGTGGTGTGCGCCGTGCACAGACGGACACTCGCCGGGGAATGACGGCGCTCGATCCGATTCGCGGTCGCTTGTCCCTGAGACCCCTTTTGGAGTGGACCTCACGAGATGTCTTCTATTACATGCAGGAGAACGATCTTCCTCAGCATCCCTTGTTTGAAAAGGGGTATTCCACCGTTGGAGATTGGCATTCCAGTGGCCCTGATGGGCTGGAGGCGACGGGGCGAGACACGCGCTTTGCTGGTTTGAAGCAGGAATGCGGCATCCACCTGCCAGGTGTGATGGGTGATGGCATTTAG
- a CDS encoding efflux RND transporter periplasmic adaptor subunit, whose amino-acid sequence MLRFRPLLPVLLTAISVSACGGSDEKTPALPVQQASVLEAPFTYDIDTVSTLEANELVELAAQTSGRVTELKVSQGDRIEAGQLLVVLDQVQARAALAEQRAKAETAKVDWEREEFLAKAGAASLRQRDSYRLKYVAAVEKVKSLEAELSYKNLRSPTAGTVANVQVKVGDVVNQNQPFTSVVQNNILEAKVEVPAAYGDRLAIGQPVILSAPGTVKPLATSQIESIDPQVNPQTQGLLVKALFNNVDGRLRSGQRLRTRVQLKSGQQISVPFAAVTQTSGQSFVFRVGNFADLKANPGKADIERIGKGIEKGKLPKNALFALQTPVNIGEVQNNRYPVTKGLKLNEKVITTNLLNLKHGMPIQVKSQRAGSQPAAAKN is encoded by the coding sequence GTGCTGCGTTTTCGTCCACTGCTGCCTGTGCTCCTAACAGCCATTTCCGTTAGTGCTTGTGGAGGCTCTGATGAAAAGACGCCCGCCCTACCGGTACAGCAAGCATCGGTTCTTGAAGCTCCTTTCACCTACGATATCGATACGGTGAGCACGCTCGAGGCCAATGAGTTGGTTGAGCTAGCCGCGCAAACGTCCGGTCGTGTCACTGAGCTCAAAGTGTCTCAGGGCGATCGTATTGAAGCGGGTCAGTTGCTCGTCGTGTTGGACCAGGTTCAGGCACGGGCAGCGTTGGCAGAACAACGGGCGAAAGCGGAAACAGCCAAAGTTGATTGGGAACGCGAAGAATTTCTCGCAAAAGCGGGGGCTGCGTCGCTTCGTCAGCGCGATTCCTATCGCTTGAAATACGTCGCGGCGGTTGAAAAAGTTAAATCTTTAGAAGCAGAGCTCAGCTATAAAAATTTGCGTTCGCCAACGGCAGGGACCGTGGCCAATGTGCAGGTGAAGGTTGGCGATGTGGTCAATCAAAACCAACCGTTCACCAGTGTGGTTCAAAACAACATTCTTGAAGCGAAGGTCGAAGTCCCTGCCGCCTACGGCGATCGCCTCGCCATCGGTCAACCCGTCATTTTGAGTGCCCCTGGCACGGTTAAGCCTCTAGCGACGAGTCAGATTGAGTCGATTGATCCTCAAGTCAATCCTCAAACGCAGGGTCTCTTGGTGAAGGCCTTGTTTAATAACGTTGATGGCCGGTTACGGAGTGGGCAGCGACTGCGTACCAGGGTTCAACTGAAATCTGGTCAACAGATTTCAGTTCCGTTTGCGGCGGTAACACAAACGTCAGGACAAAGTTTTGTTTTCCGTGTTGGTAACTTCGCTGACTTAAAGGCCAACCCAGGCAAAGCTGACATCGAGCGAATTGGTAAAGGCATCGAAAAGGGTAAATTGCCAAAGAATGCCCTGTTTGCACTTCAAACACCAGTCAATATTGGAGAGGTTCAGAACAACCGTTATCCGGTCACGAAAGGTTTAAAACTCAATGAAAAGGTGATTACGACCAATCTCCTTAACCTCAAGCATGGAATGCCGATCCAGGTGAAATCACAACGCGCAGGATCCCAACCTGCTGCAGCTAAGAACTGA
- a CDS encoding NAD(P)/FAD-dependent oxidoreductase — protein sequence MHNDPIIVVGGGFAGLTTALALSNQRPRPPLLLIEPRHQFLFLPLLYELLSGEMKSWEVAPSYESLLQGRRIPHLDDRVTSINTAQKSLQTSRGQVLKYSQLVLATGSEPDDFGITGVKEHALTFHSLADLPLLKERVHSLRNRASKDGALVIVGAGATGVELACKLSDMLDGSANIHLVELGDSVLSRSRAFNREQARKALDQRGVHRHLNTRVTSVSANAVQLLKNDRPQSLNHDGLIWTAGTKPVLPPLTPTPPRERGLLCVDEGLQLTTDPNVLVLGDVACHNDAETPWPRSAQAALQQGTAAARTLQAIRMDKPVPGFHFQDLGEMLSLGIGDASITGMGLTLAGPLAYRMRRLTYLARMPGLSLGLRSAGAWLVHS from the coding sequence ATGCACAACGATCCAATCATTGTTGTGGGAGGTGGTTTTGCAGGTCTGACAACAGCTTTAGCGCTCAGTAACCAACGGCCTCGGCCTCCGTTATTGCTGATTGAACCGCGCCATCAATTTCTCTTTTTACCCCTTCTCTACGAACTCCTCAGCGGCGAAATGAAGAGCTGGGAGGTGGCTCCCAGCTACGAAAGCCTTCTCCAGGGGCGGCGCATACCCCACCTGGATGATCGGGTGACATCGATCAATACGGCCCAGAAATCTCTACAAACGAGCCGCGGCCAAGTCCTCAAATACAGCCAGCTCGTGCTCGCCACTGGCTCTGAGCCAGACGACTTTGGAATTACAGGCGTCAAGGAGCATGCCCTGACCTTCCATTCTCTTGCGGATCTCCCTCTTCTTAAAGAACGCGTTCACAGCCTCCGCAACCGAGCCTCAAAAGACGGGGCACTGGTCATCGTTGGAGCGGGAGCAACAGGCGTTGAATTGGCTTGCAAACTCAGCGACATGCTGGATGGATCAGCCAACATTCACCTCGTTGAATTGGGGGACAGCGTTCTCTCACGATCTCGAGCCTTCAATCGCGAACAAGCACGAAAGGCCCTGGATCAACGGGGCGTCCATCGTCACCTCAACACGCGGGTGACCTCCGTATCGGCCAATGCCGTCCAGCTACTGAAAAATGACCGTCCCCAATCTCTCAACCACGACGGTTTGATCTGGACGGCAGGGACCAAACCGGTGCTGCCCCCCCTGACCCCCACCCCTCCCCGTGAGCGAGGACTGCTCTGTGTTGATGAAGGGCTGCAGTTAACGACGGACCCGAATGTGCTGGTCCTCGGGGATGTCGCTTGTCATAACGATGCAGAGACCCCTTGGCCCCGCTCTGCGCAAGCAGCACTTCAGCAAGGGACGGCGGCAGCCAGGACGCTTCAGGCGATTCGAATGGACAAGCCTGTCCCCGGTTTTCACTTTCAGGATCTTGGCGAGATGCTCAGTCTTGGCATCGGGGATGCTTCGATTACGGGCATGGGACTCACCCTCGCCGGTCCTCTTGCCTACCGGATGCGGCGACTCACATACCTTGCCCGAATGCCTGGACTCTCCTTGGGCTTGAGGTCAGCAGGCGCCTGGCTGGTTCATTCTTGA
- a CDS encoding alpha/beta hydrolase, protein MSITPSSVFTRLAAGVLAAASLTTLAVAAEAAERPVRWKTGGAVWSTKSSAFKTFFADGEITDRGLQGGINNSGWTAEEIQEGMTRSYEVDLVGVSRFLYSSDGVAFLQDQTKSYYPYWRKQETAVVALRSAIILDAADGQISSAGILNGLPVDFALADNGASDGSQNVCKDGLDGAQATSLMSWYVFLPACVQAKQILPAAPAPRAAAPAPVRGLW, encoded by the coding sequence ATGTCTATAACTCCATCGTCCGTGTTCACCCGTCTTGCAGCTGGCGTTCTCGCCGCCGCTTCTCTCACAACTCTGGCTGTTGCCGCCGAAGCCGCTGAGCGCCCTGTGCGCTGGAAAACCGGTGGTGCTGTTTGGTCCACCAAGTCTTCAGCTTTCAAAACCTTCTTCGCTGACGGTGAAATCACCGATCGCGGCCTCCAAGGTGGAATCAACAATTCCGGTTGGACCGCAGAAGAAATCCAAGAGGGCATGACCCGTTCTTACGAGGTTGACCTCGTGGGCGTTTCCCGTTTCCTCTACTCCAGCGACGGCGTTGCCTTCCTGCAGGATCAGACCAAGAGCTACTACCCCTACTGGAGGAAGCAGGAGACAGCCGTTGTTGCTCTCCGCTCCGCCATCATCCTCGATGCTGCTGACGGCCAGATCTCTTCTGCCGGCATCCTGAATGGTCTCCCCGTTGATTTCGCTCTGGCTGACAACGGTGCTTCTGACGGTTCCCAGAACGTCTGTAAGGACGGTCTTGATGGCGCCCAGGCCACTTCTCTGATGTCTTGGTACGTCTTCCTGCCCGCTTGTGTGCAAGCCAAGCAGATCCTTCCTGCTGCTCCCGCTCCTCGCGCTGCTGCCCCTGCTCCCGTTCGCGGCCTCTGGTGA